The DNA window taagtagttagataaaacaatcttctacgAGAAAGAcctttattttcatatgctacaattgacaaatattagtgttaataaggaaaatcaataggacatttgtgtgctactttgtggtgtgctactttgtggtgtgctactttgtggtgtgcttttaattaTATCAGTTTGGCTGGAAAACGACTAGAAAATGGCTAACTTGAGcccaagacagccactttcgagccatgttttggccaaaccacggtgattTAGTCATtgagaaaggtaccattctcttcgtctcgtcgagaagtatgattttcgtttttgaatccctcgatttcgttgagtattgaaaaagttatgaacgtttaaagtttaccaagTTTCTAGTTTTCCCGCGGACCAGCCACCTTTCAGCTATTTTCAGGCCATGTTCggcaatcattgggcttccaaaaaagcataatcttgttctaaactttcctatcttcattttgatatattatgggtcgaatttggttaagaaatgattgagttacgaatCTTTGAAAATTGCCAAAACTTCCGACCATGAGCTtcaggacacttaacggagtttttaaaataatggatggtggacaatcccagggaccaaaatgatgtgttatgcaaatttcattgaccattttagctaaaaaatcataaaataatGAGGTCATCCACCAATTAATAGAATtatgacaatatttttatttttttaattttatttgtaaaagaaaaaacaatattttttatttaatatataattagttTCGTGTGGCGAAGAGTAAATAGGAGAAAAGGAGTCCCTGACTCACTCCCTATTATGACCCGACGAATCTCCGAGAAGCTCCGACCCTCTCTCTTCCCCTACAAGCCGACCCTCCGCTTTCTCTGTCCTCCtccccacctctctctctcctccacgcTCCACCTCTGCAAGTCCCTCGCACGCGCCCTTGCCGCCAAAACCCTAGCCCTCTTCTCCCTCCCCTTTTCCGACCACGACCGCGACGCTATGGCCGATTCCTTCGGCGACGACTCCTTCTGGGACCTCGACTTCCGCCCCCATTTCCGCTCCCAGCGCCCCCGCCTCCACGACGACTACGATGACAACGGCGACAACGAAGACGTTTTGGGCAATGCCGTTGATAAGGTCTACCTCGTTCCTTACAGGTGCGTTTTGGAACGACTACTCCCGCTGAAATTCTGTCTTTTGGGGATTTTTCCAATTGGGTTTTGGTGTcgttttggttcggtttcaggTGGTGGAAGGAGGCTCGGACGGAGGAGGATCGCAATGGAGGGGTCCTTTACACTGCTACGACGGACGACGACGACGCTGGCGCTGAAATTGTATTGGATTTAAAGAAGAACGACGTCGTTGAAGAAGGGTTTTCGGGGCGCGAATACGCCTTGGTCCCTGAATCAACGTGGTGTCGCGCTCTCATACGGTGAGGATAACTTTGCGGTTCTGATTTCTCATTGAAATGCTCTGAATTAtggtatttttaagttttattgaTTAGGGCAGGAGTAGGCTAGTTTCGGGGTTCGGAAAACCCTCGAAATGTAATTAGGGCAGGTCTTAATGGAGGCTTTAATTGGGTTTAAAAGGAAGGATAGTGTGTCATTTCTCTCTTGGTGTAAGGTGTTAACTATTACTATGCTGGATAATCTTTTTAGGAACTGCTAAATACACCTTAGTTCAATTGTTACGGTGGCATACACAAATCTTTGATTGCCCGTTTCATAAATGATTGAGCTTGGATGATATTAATAGCACATCTCCGGGAAGATGACGGCAGTTTTCTGGGTTTATATGGCGGAAAGGAAAAAGAGGGTTTATTAGGGCATCACCAATGGAGAGATGCAAATTTGAAGTGTAAAAACCCCGTTTACATCCCATTTACATTTCCTCGAGATGTCAATGTGGTTCTTTGCTCCAATGGGAGATGTAGTAAATTTGGCCCTCTCCTCTTTTTGAACTCTAGGACTTTTGCTTTTATTTCTCTCGAgatgtataaaaaaatatataagtaCTTGCATCTACCGGTCAAGATGGGTGTTTTACATTCCCTTAAAATTAACCATTGGTGAGCTTCACTACCTGCTAGGGATGTATATATGTTATACATCTCCATATACACCATTGACTAGAGATGCTCTGAGAATGTGGATAGGGTTTGGTTATAGGCTCTTTCATGGAGTATATAGCTTTGAGGTTAGTATTCAAGGGACTaggcaaataaaaaaatcccCTCCAATCATACTAGTCAAATGGTCAGGCAAACAAGCCTTGTTCACTATCTTGTTCTGTTATTTATCACACTTGAAAGCAGCTGCCGATATGTTTTCTCAGAAGTGTAGTCCTTGTTCACTATCTTTGTACATTTTTTCTATGCGAGGAACAGTTTTATTTCTCATTAAAGAAAAAGTTGGTAAAGTGTAAACGGTGTTGATTTCATTGTTTTGGTACTGGGCTGTCTGGGATTGCGGGAGGAAATAGAAAAATGCTTTTAATATGTTTTCAgggatttctttctttcttctccgcCTCCTCCTAAAGTATTTTAAtagatatttatttttatctctaCATGGTTTAACAGTGATTTATGCGACCGGTGCTTTCTTATCCACAACCTTCTGGCTGCCATTTGTCTGCCACTATCTTTCTATTATTTTCCAAGCAGTGGATTTCCTATAGTATTGGTGTTGATTTGTCCACTCTTCTTGTAGGCATAATGATTTCAACGCAGCAGCGAAGGATAACGTGAGCTTTTTTGGTGCAGAAAACTTAAACGATATTTATTCTCTACAAATTAGGCTATTTGTTTCCTGGGAAACAAATTCATTGTTTGTAAAGATCACCCAAAAGGTTAGTGACATTAGTTTTGTAGTTGAAGCGTATTTTCTTTTATCCCCTTCCCTCTTGTTATAGTCCTGTAGATGATGAATTTTGAAAACTTTGTTATGGAAGTTAGATGCTTCTTGTTCTTTGGGAAGGAAATTGTTTGAGAATCATGCTCTACATTATAATTAGCATAATCTAAAGTGTGGAAATTGCTTTTTGTTGTTatcgtttttcttttctttgtgatACGTATTTGCAGGTTCAAAACATTGTAGGTTTGGAAAGTTGTTAAATCATGCATGCATTCTTCCTAATTAAATTGACGTAAAAATTGACTAATTCTGTGTTGTGGACCGGAGTTCTGTGAAAATATGGAATGATATGGTTATTGAACAAGATGCTAAGAAGGCGAGTGAAAGAGCGAGATCAAGAAGGGGAGTGTGTGTTTTAGCTAGCCAAGGAGCGTAGTCCCAATCAGCAATGAACTATTTCTCATCAGTTTATCAGATATTGTATTGGGACTGTTCTGCTATGTTTCAAGGAAATTTTTCTGAGTATTTATTTGTTCTTGTGGCATGCGTCATATGAAGGAAGGTTATTTGAGCTAGGAGTCAGGTTAAGAAATGCATAAAGAATGAGAACATAAAAAGTATACTGTTTATGGATTATATTGCTTCTAGTAGTTGACATTAAGTGGAAAATTTACCTTTTACGGTAAAATTTCTTGGGATTCTACTGAAATGTGGGTTGTGTCACTTGCATTTTGTTTAACCTCTTGTATGCTTGTGACATGCATATGATTCTTACTTTTGTACTTTGATACATTCTTGTGCTCGATAGTAGCACACACAAGTGGATAGCACTGTCAGCCTGAGGTCTGTATTGCAAAACGTGATACTATTTTTCTCTAGCTTATAAGTCGTAATTACAAGTTTATAGTGACAATATGTATATCATCCAAAGGTCAAGCCTTGAAACTCATTGTATATTTATGTGTGAGCTTGCTTAATGGTGTTCCTATGCTGACATATAGACTACAATtacattataatttttttatttattgttctTTTACTATTCAGTTTATCAATACTCATTTAAATTCTTTAGGTTTGGATTGATTGACCACTACTTTCAGGATAATGCAATAGTTTCCTACAAGAGGGCCTGTAATGTTTTCAGTTCAGAGTATGTTCCGGTGAGTTACCAAGTGACAACTAGTCATTTAAAATTGGTCTGATAATTAAGTGGTGATATTTACTCATTCAAGAATTGATTGGCCAGTTGCATATTTGGGACTTCTCTGGGCAGACAACCCAATTTTTCATGAATGACAGAGTTAATTTGCCAAGCGATATTCCTGGACAACTGAACAAAGAGGTGAGTGATTAAATGTATGCAACATTTATTGATATATAGATTTTGCTCTcccttttttgtattttttgggTGACGATCTGATTGGTCTTTTTTGGTTTGGAAACAAGGGCCAGTTTCTCATTAGCATAACTTATTTTTGGGCACTCGTATTTGCACCAAGACAAACATCAACACGGCCAAGGTTTAAAAAATtccatttctttccatttctcCCCAAGCTATTTCTATGTTTGAAGTttaaaagttcttttaaaaagcACTGATGTGGCTGCCATTGCCCATTTTTGGTGAGGAGGGGGAAGGGGTGATAATGATGCCATTTGTCTGCATTGATTCTTTGTTAGCGTGGAGTGGATTACATCAagtcctgttttttttttttttttttttttttaaaatagatTACTAATGCATTCTTCTCAAGTATTCAAATTTTATAGTACAAATATCTAGTAAACTTAATTTTCAATGCTCAGTGTTGCTCTTTATATAATCTTTCATGCAGATTAATTTCTACAGTTTAGTCATCCGGCCTTTCTTTTCATATTGTCTTTTCAGATTCTCCTTGAATTGCGACTCCATGGATTTTCAGACTGTATGAAAGGTTCAGATTGGAGGAGTGATGAAGTGGCTGATAAAGAGTCAAGTTTGGATGGTTCTACTTATGGTGGCTCTATTAAGATGAATGGAAGCACTGACTATGTGAATCCTTATTTAACTTCAACCAACTCCTTGCAAAGTGGTATAATCTATAGAGGAGTTGGTTCCTTAGGCCTTACTGGACTAGAGAATCTTGGGAATACTTGTTTTATGAACAGTGCCATCCAATGCTTGGTGCATACTCCAAAGCTGGTTGATTACTTTCTAGGAGATTACCGGAAGGACATAAATTACGCAAATCCACTAGGATTGAAAGTATGTAATTGGATTATTCCCTTAGTTTTCATTTTAGATGCCTGCCTTTCTCTGCATCTTTCACTTACTTTGATTATTGCCTCTCCCTTTTGCTATACTTATTTTCCAGGGAGAGCTTGCTTTATCATTTGGAGAGTTGTTGAGGAGGTTATGGGCTCCAGGTGCAAGGTCAGTGACTCCAAcgatgttcaagtcaaaacttGCTAATTTTGCTCCCCAATTCAGTGGCTATAATCAGCATGATTCCCAGGTTAGTTCTTTTTATGTTTATTCTCCTTTTTTACTTGGTGGGAATGTTTAATCATTTTGTGCTGGAAATAGGTTTATAAATTGTAATTGGTTGAAGTGCCTCTTGTAGGAACTTCTTGCTTTTTTGTTGGATGGTCTCCACGAAGATCTAAATCGTGTAAAATGCAAACCTTACATTGAAGCTAAGGATGTGGAGGGTCGTCCAGATGATGAAGTAGCAGAAGAATATTGGCAAAATCACCTTGCTCGGAATGACTCAATCATTGTCGATGTGTGCCAAGTAAGTATTCTGGTTTAAGTGCATTTGTAATTTGGTGATTTTAGTTTTTCCTATATCTTCTTAAAATAAGTTTGTTGGGATCAACTTCATTCAATTATTTTCACTATATTGCAATATCTGTTTGCTTTCCAACTGTAGGGTCAGTACCGGTCAAAATTGGTATGCCCTGTTTGCAACAAGGTGTCTGTTATGTTTGACCCATTTATGTACCTTTCGCTACCGTTACCTTCAACATCAATGCGGACTATGACTTTGACGGTCCTAAGTACAGATGGGACTGCAATGCCATCTACATGTACAGTGACAGTGCCCCAGGGTGGGAGGTTGATGGATCTTACTAATGCCTTAAGCACTGCATGTTGCTTAAGAGATGATGAAACTCTGATGGTAGCTGAGGTATATTTCTAGAGCTAAATTTTGGGGTACTAAAACTTTGTTGCATGTCATTGGCGTGGGGACTGGGTTTTCCATATGGATGGATGACATTTATACTAGCTATGATCATGGGCCAGTTGTGTTGTTCTGCAGACTCTTGATCCTCTAGCACCATTTATTGGCATTTTGACTATTAGGGGGCCTCTTTATGCCTTTTGCATTCTCTCCAGTAAAGTTATGCCCATGATTGTTTTTGTAACTATTTGTAACCTTGTTAAGAATCATCAGCGAAAGGTTAACTACTTGACCtttgtttgtaattttgtagaTATATTGTATTTTACCTTTCAACTTGACCTTTGTTTATAACATTGTAGATATACAAGAGTTGTATTTTTCGTCTACTGGAAGATCCATTTGATTCATTAGCCTTGATCAGAGATGGTGACCTGTTGGTTGCTTATCGGTTACCAAAGGATTGTGAGTCATCCCTTTTGGTTACGTTTATTCATCAGCATATGGACGTGTAAGTTTTGTCTCTTAAATATATCACCACTGCTCTATCAAATTGCTTTACTCAaattactttatcaaaaaacTGAAAGTGATACTGCTGATGATTTTTCTGCTGTATTTGTATGTCAAACATGCTTAGTGAACTCAATAAGCAACCTAAAGAGTTTTATGTGATTGTAAAATAACTTTGTGGcttttttataaaatgtttGATAGAATAATCTTGTTTACAGGTGTAATGAAGGTACATTGTTTATCTGATACAAATTTGTATATGAAAGGACACTTTATGCTAACTTGCAAGTATGGCGGTTGGATCTTAAAGTTCACTAGAAATTGCATCGAAAACATACTATGTGATATTTCcccataaaatattttttgctgGTGTATGTTATCTTTCATGTGATGCAATTAGTTGACGTATTGGGAAAAAAGAGCAAGTAATTGATGTGGTGATTTGATATCTGTTTTATATTCATTTAAGTTTGAATTCATGGCATAGAAGAATTTGTCTTATGGGGTGTTACTGGTCTTCGTGCTGTACAGCTATAGGCATTTTTTGTCTCTTTCTATAGCTAGtgatattttttaatgaacTCTGTTGTACTAAAGTTGGATATGTCAGTTCCGAATTTGAATCTATGAACACTTGATCTTTTAAAAAGATAAACAATTTACA is part of the Malus domestica chromosome 12, GDT2T_hap1 genome and encodes:
- the LOC103449578 gene encoding ubiquitin carboxyl-terminal hydrolase 8-like translates to MTRRISEKLRPSLFPYKPTLRFLCPPPHLSLSSTLHLCKSLARALAAKTLALFSLPFSDHDRDAMADSFGDDSFWDLDFRPHFRSQRPRLHDDYDDNGDNEDVLGNAVDKVYLVPYRWWKEARTEEDRNGGVLYTATTDDDDAGAEIVLDLKKNDVVEEGFSGREYALVPESTWCRALIRHNDFNAAAKDNVSFFGAENLNDIYSLQIRLFVSWETNSLFVKITQKDNAIVSYKRACNVFSSEYVPLHIWDFSGQTTQFFMNDRVNLPSDIPGQLNKEILLELRLHGFSDCMKGSDWRSDEVADKESSLDGSTYGGSIKMNGSTDYVNPYLTSTNSLQSGIIYRGVGSLGLTGLENLGNTCFMNSAIQCLVHTPKLVDYFLGDYRKDINYANPLGLKGELALSFGELLRRLWAPGARSVTPTMFKSKLANFAPQFSGYNQHDSQELLAFLLDGLHEDLNRVKCKPYIEAKDVEGRPDDEVAEEYWQNHLARNDSIIVDVCQGQYRSKLVCPVCNKVSVMFDPFMYLSLPLPSTSMRTMTLTVLSTDGTAMPSTCTVTVPQGGRLMDLTNALSTACCLRDDETLMVAEIYKSCIFRLLEDPFDSLALIRDGDLLVAYRLPKDCESSLLVTFIHQHMDVGYNNGEMGLVPPAFGVPLIARLPDVCNGSDIRNKFLKVLNPYLMPTGDALDIFDDDDIGNYATEDSNKEDATPSTIMDNDAYADRGSGDEAHLDNDFQFYFTDTKGAIRDTLIDMNEPIVVSKLPKRLSVLVLWSDKMTKKYDTCLLSNLPEIFKPQFSVRRPQESVSLYKCLEAFMKEEPLGPEDMWYCPTCKKPQQASKKLDLWRLPEILVIHLKRFSYSHYFKNKLETFVDFPIHDLDFSRYIAHQISQLSSRYMLYAISNHYGGMGGGHYTAFAQLGNGSWYEFDDDRVCHVGEETIKTSAAYVLFYRRVPDV